Within Gemmatimonadota bacterium, the genomic segment GTCTTCGTGATGAAGGAAAAACTGCGGTCGGCGTACACCGTGATCACGACCGGTATGATCAGCCCCATCTGGTCATTGGTCTTCGCGTTGAAGACCTTGCAGAACTCCATGGGATTGACGCCGTGCTGGCCGAGGGCCGATCCCACCGGCGGCGCCGGATTCGCCTGCCCGGCCGGTACCTGGAGCTTGATCACCGTAGTTATCTTCTTTGCCACAACACCCTCCTACGTGACGTGGGAGACCTGGAGGAAATCGAGTTCCACCGGGGTCGCGCGTCCGAAAATGCTCACCATGACCTTCAGCTTCTGCCGGTCCGGATGTATAGCTTCCACGA encodes:
- the rplK gene encoding 50S ribosomal protein L11, whose protein sequence is MAKKITTVIKLQVPAGQANPAPPVGSALGQHGVNPMEFCKVFNAKTNDQMGLIIPVVITVYADRSFSFITKTPPAAVLLKREAGLAKASGEPNREKVGKVTRDQVRQIAELKKPDLNAADTEAAMRMIEGTARSMGIEVEG